The Dehalobacter sp. DCM sequence TATACACCAAGTCATCGATTCCTTCAGAAAGAATAACCGGAATATGCACACTTTCATTTTTGGTACCGGGCTTGATAATGACATCAATACCCGGCTTGTCCGTTTTAGTGACAATATCAATATTGGCTGTGGTATTCCGGGCAGCCTTCTCACCATTTTTTCGAATATTATAGGCGCCGTGAGGAATTTCATGTAAATCGGCGACTTCTGCTAACAGTGTTTTATCGATTGCAGTAAGCATCAACATTTCCTCCTACAATTGAACAGTTATTTCTGCATTCACAACCGGAATCAAGCATTTCTATTTCTCCAAGGATCTTCGCCTTGGTGGTTATCTCGCTGATCTTACCGTCGGATACCAGGACCACCTGATCCGCCAGACGGAGAATTCTCTCCTGGTGCGAAATGATGACGATGGTCATGTCATATTTCTTATTCAGGGTCTGGAACGTTTCCGTCAGCTTTTGGAAACTCCACAGGTCGATCCCCGCTTCGGGCTCATCAAAAACGGCTACCTTAAGATTCCTTGCTAAAATACTGGCAATTTCCACGCGCTTTAATTCACCGCCGGAAAAACTGGCATTGATTTCCCTCTCCAAGTAATCCTGAGCACACAGACCCACGTCATATAACAAATCGCATGGATTAATCTTCCGATCTCCTGAGGCCAGCTTCAACATATCTTTGACTTTCATCCCCTTGAATCGGGGCGGTGATTGAAAGGCATAGCCGATACCCAAACGGGCTCTTTCCGTAATCCCCATATCAGTGATATCCACACCATCCAAAAGAAGTTTTCCCGCTGACGCCCGGTAAATACCCATGATGACTTTAGCGATGGAGGATTTACCGCCGCCGTTCGGTCCAGTCATGACGTATATCTTTTTCTTTTCCAGAGCGAGACTGATATCTTTTAATATGTCGACTTCGCCCTGGTCTCCTTCTAAATTAAGAGCTACGTTTTTTAATTCCAGCATAACTCCTGCCCCCTTCTGGTCTCTTGATAGGATTTAGCCTAATAAATTTCTATAATTAAGAATTTCTACGTTATTATATCATTTCCTTATTACTAAGGGAAACCATAAGTGTTTTAATTTAATGCGATATGACGTAAAAGATTATCTTATGCCAAAGGAAAATCACTCTAAACCGTTCTCGAAAGATCTAGATGCTTGATAGAGCACCAAGGCGAAGAATCCGACTCTGCCATTTCCGGCATTGGTAAGTCATATTTAACTCTTTGGACATCGTCACCACGTCGATGCCGCTGCCTTCCATCGAATACTGGGTTTTTTCAGGAAAACGACAAGGTTCATCGGTTAATGCCGTGCATTTTTCACACACCAAACACGGGCCCGCACCCATGATCAAAACCTCATCCCGGGCA is a genomic window containing:
- a CDS encoding ABC transporter ATP-binding protein; amino-acid sequence: MLELKNVALNLEGDQGEVDILKDISLALEKKKIYVMTGPNGGGKSSIAKVIMGIYRASAGKLLLDGVDITDMGITERARLGIGYAFQSPPRFKGMKVKDMLKLASGDRKINPCDLLYDVGLCAQDYLEREINASFSGGELKRVEIASILARNLKVAVFDEPEAGIDLWSFQKLTETFQTLNKKYDMTIVIISHQERILRLADQVVLVSDGKISEITTKAKILGEIEMLDSGCECRNNCSIVGGNVDAYCNR